One Micromonospora eburnea genomic region harbors:
- a CDS encoding DsrE family protein, with amino-acid sequence MARSLVVKVTAGADAPERCAQAFTVAATAAAAGVDVSLWLTGESTWFALPGRAQEFDLPHSAPLPELLHVILATGKVTACTQCAARRDIDQGDVIPGVRIAGAAVFVEEAMAEGAQALVY; translated from the coding sequence ATGGCCCGCTCTCTCGTCGTCAAGGTGACCGCCGGCGCGGACGCTCCCGAGCGCTGCGCGCAGGCATTCACCGTCGCCGCCACGGCGGCAGCCGCCGGGGTCGACGTGTCGCTCTGGCTGACCGGGGAATCGACCTGGTTCGCGCTGCCCGGACGCGCGCAGGAGTTCGACCTGCCGCACTCCGCGCCGCTGCCCGAGTTGCTGCACGTGATCCTGGCCACCGGCAAGGTCACCGCCTGCACGCAGTGCGCGGCCCGCCGGGACATCGACCAGGGCGACGTCATCCCCGGCGTACGTATTGCCGGCGCGGCGGTCTTCGTCGAGGAGGCGATGGCCGAGGGTGCCCAGGCCCTGGTCTACTGA
- the mtfM gene encoding small membrane protein MtfM: MVTEIGFVSLLVAGLGALAGGLVYLAVKISRGKW, translated from the coding sequence ATGGTTACCGAGATCGGGTTCGTCAGCCTGCTGGTCGCCGGCCTGGGCGCGCTCGCCGGTGGCCTGGTCTACCTGGCTGTGAAGATCTCGAGAGGAAAATGGTGA
- a CDS encoding DUF1416 domain-containing protein: MTAPTAAGCAAPDQAAPLPASLDLEKETVITGLVRAESGEAVPGAYVRLLDSTGEFTAEVVTSPAGQFRFFAAPGDWTLRALSRHGNGDITVTATRGLNEATVTVIP, translated from the coding sequence ATGACTGCTCCCACCGCCGCCGGTTGCGCCGCACCGGACCAGGCCGCCCCGCTGCCGGCCAGCCTGGACCTGGAGAAGGAAACCGTCATCACCGGCCTGGTCAGGGCCGAGTCCGGCGAGGCCGTGCCGGGCGCCTACGTCCGGCTGCTCGACTCGACCGGCGAGTTCACCGCCGAGGTGGTGACCTCCCCGGCCGGCCAGTTCCGGTTCTTCGCCGCGCCGGGCGACTGGACCCTGCGCGCCCTCTCCCGCCACGGCAACGGCGACATCACCGTCACCGCCACCCGCGGCCTCAACGAAGCCACCGTCACCGTCATCCCCTGA